The Agrobacterium cucumeris genome has a segment encoding these proteins:
- a CDS encoding acetyl-CoA carboxylase carboxyltransferase subunit alpha, whose protein sequence is MHNYLDFEKPISDLEGKIIELKKLADEDESIDTSEEINRLESRVNDAMQDIYSKLNAWQKTQVARHPQRPHFVDYAKALFTDFTPLAGDRKFSEDAAIQAGLARFNGQPVAIIGQEKGNDTKSRLKHNFGSPRPEGYRKAIRVLELADRFSLPVITLIDTAGAYPGVGAEERGQAEAIARSTEMCLNVKVPIVSVVIGEGGSGGAIAIATGNRVYMLEHAIYSVISPEGAASILWRDSTRAKEAATNMKITSEDLKSLGVIDGIIPEPIGGAHRAPETVIGATGDVIAKALADLSQRSGTQLRAERRQKFLDIGRNL, encoded by the coding sequence ATGCACAATTATCTCGACTTCGAAAAACCTATCTCGGACCTTGAGGGCAAGATCATCGAGCTGAAGAAGCTTGCCGATGAAGACGAGAGCATAGACACCTCGGAGGAGATCAACCGCCTGGAATCGCGCGTCAACGATGCGATGCAGGACATCTATTCCAAGCTGAACGCCTGGCAGAAAACGCAGGTCGCGCGCCATCCGCAGCGCCCGCATTTCGTCGATTACGCCAAGGCGCTGTTCACCGATTTCACGCCGCTTGCCGGCGACCGCAAATTTTCCGAGGACGCGGCTATTCAGGCGGGCCTTGCCCGCTTCAACGGTCAGCCCGTCGCCATCATCGGCCAGGAAAAGGGCAACGACACCAAAAGCCGCCTGAAGCACAATTTCGGCAGCCCGCGCCCGGAAGGTTACCGCAAGGCGATCCGCGTGCTGGAACTGGCTGACCGTTTCTCGCTGCCGGTCATAACCCTAATCGATACGGCAGGCGCCTATCCGGGCGTCGGCGCGGAAGAGCGCGGCCAGGCCGAAGCCATCGCCCGCTCGACGGAAATGTGCCTCAACGTCAAGGTGCCGATCGTCTCCGTCGTCATCGGCGAAGGTGGTTCGGGCGGCGCAATCGCGATTGCCACCGGCAACCGCGTCTACATGCTCGAACATGCGATCTATTCGGTGATCTCGCCAGAAGGTGCAGCCTCCATTCTCTGGCGCGATTCGACCCGCGCCAAGGAAGCTGCAACCAATATGAAGATCACCTCGGAAGATCTGAAATCGCTTGGCGTTATCGACGGAATCATTCCCGAACCGATCGGCGGCGCACACCGTGCTCCGGAAACCGTGATCGGTGCGACCGGCGATGTGATCGCCAAGGCGCTGGCCGATCTGTCCCAGCGTTCCGGTACACAGCTGCGCGCTGAACGCCGCCAGAAGTTCCTGGATATTGGCCGGAATCTCTAA
- a CDS encoding L,D-transpeptidase family protein → MRLTHFALLACTALILTGCNDTLETVERDVSHVKNKVDYPLSPSILAEIDKRGMDRTSPIMIRIFKEEGALEIWKARRDNRFEKIAGYEICAWSGKLGPKVKEGDRQAPEGFYNLTPAHLNPNSKYYLAINTGFPNRYDAANGRNGTNLMIHGACSSSGCYSMTDAQILEIYGFARDAFKGGQKTVQLQAFPFRMTAENMARHRQSEHLEFWKMLKVGYDNFEVTKRPPEVNVCEKKYVFNQQTAGGSFNASAQCPGMSTPPALVSALSSYEKTYDLAYEKAMKKYDGMAWYDPSEAERKALVAEKRKGREPAYAPTGSALKAGKLMKETEFAALMEKKPQQVTSSSPATAATASSLRGPRTSTPQPTAPQSNPAPAAPTMVATATPAPSANGQSGAAAQGIPVPALNPLAYSAPAPEAPEKKPFWKFWAKE, encoded by the coding sequence ATGCGTTTGACACATTTTGCCCTTCTCGCCTGCACCGCGCTCATTCTCACCGGTTGCAACGATACGCTCGAAACCGTGGAACGCGACGTTTCCCACGTCAAGAACAAGGTCGATTACCCGCTGTCTCCGTCCATTCTGGCCGAGATCGACAAAAGGGGCATGGACCGCACCTCGCCGATCATGATCCGCATCTTCAAGGAAGAAGGCGCCTTGGAAATCTGGAAGGCCAGACGCGACAACCGCTTCGAGAAGATCGCCGGTTACGAGATTTGCGCATGGTCCGGAAAACTCGGCCCGAAGGTGAAGGAAGGCGACCGGCAGGCGCCGGAAGGTTTCTACAACCTGACGCCCGCGCACCTTAATCCAAACTCGAAATATTATCTTGCCATCAATACCGGCTTCCCGAACCGCTACGATGCCGCCAATGGCCGCAACGGCACCAATCTGATGATCCATGGCGCCTGCTCATCGTCAGGCTGTTATTCGATGACGGATGCGCAGATTCTTGAAATCTACGGTTTTGCCCGTGACGCCTTCAAGGGCGGCCAGAAGACCGTGCAGCTGCAGGCCTTCCCGTTCCGCATGACGGCGGAGAACATGGCCCGCCATCGCCAGAGCGAGCATCTCGAATTCTGGAAGATGCTGAAGGTCGGTTACGACAATTTCGAAGTCACCAAGCGCCCGCCGGAGGTGAATGTCTGCGAGAAGAAATATGTCTTCAACCAGCAGACGGCAGGCGGCAGCTTCAACGCCTCCGCGCAGTGCCCGGGCATGAGCACGCCGCCCGCACTGGTCAGCGCGCTTTCGAGCTACGAAAAGACCTATGATCTCGCCTATGAAAAGGCGATGAAGAAATATGACGGCATGGCCTGGTACGACCCGAGCGAGGCGGAGCGCAAGGCGCTGGTCGCCGAAAAGCGCAAGGGACGCGAACCCGCCTATGCCCCGACCGGCTCGGCACTGAAGGCCGGCAAGCTGATGAAGGAAACGGAATTTGCCGCGCTGATGGAGAAGAAGCCGCAGCAGGTGACGTCGTCCTCCCCGGCAACCGCAGCCACCGCCTCATCCCTGCGTGGCCCACGCACCTCGACGCCCCAGCCAACCGCCCCACAGTCGAACCCGGCGCCTGCCGCTCCGACCATGGTTGCCACAGCCACCCCCGCGCCTTCGGCCAACGGCCAGAGCGGTGCGGCCGCACAG
- the xerD gene encoding site-specific tyrosine recombinase XerD — MNAQAAGGRDGARLESFLEMMSAERGAATNTLSSYEHDLSDLREFLGQRGQSLTEAGTPDLSAYLTHLSAQGFAATSQARRLSSMRQFYRFLYSEGLRSDDPTGIIDAPKKGLTLPKTMSVDDVNRLLALAAQEAATSGPGQLARIRMHLLLELLYATGMRVSELVSLPVKVLRQEGRFLMIRGKGNKDRMVLLSRAAIEAMEKYEAARKALAPEKSRAAASQKKPETQESPWLFPSNSKEGHLPRQVFARDLKDIAIRAGLIPSAVSPHVLRHAFASHLLQNGADLRAVQELLGHSDISTTQIYTHVLEERLQELVQTHHPLAKQGKNLD, encoded by the coding sequence ATGAACGCTCAGGCGGCAGGAGGGCGCGATGGCGCGCGGCTGGAAAGCTTTCTGGAAATGATGAGCGCCGAGCGCGGCGCCGCCACAAACACACTCTCTTCCTATGAGCACGATCTTTCCGATCTGCGCGAATTTCTCGGCCAGCGCGGCCAGTCTTTGACGGAAGCGGGCACCCCGGACCTTTCCGCCTATCTGACCCATCTTTCCGCTCAGGGCTTTGCCGCCACTTCACAGGCAAGACGCCTGTCCTCCATGCGGCAATTCTATCGTTTTCTCTATTCGGAAGGGCTGCGCAGTGACGATCCGACCGGCATCATCGACGCCCCGAAAAAAGGCCTCACCCTGCCGAAAACAATGAGCGTCGACGATGTGAACAGGCTTCTTGCCCTTGCCGCGCAGGAAGCCGCCACATCCGGTCCCGGCCAGCTTGCCCGCATCCGCATGCATCTGCTGCTCGAGCTTCTTTATGCCACCGGCATGCGTGTCAGCGAACTCGTCTCGCTGCCGGTTAAGGTGCTGCGTCAGGAAGGCCGCTTCCTGATGATCCGCGGCAAGGGCAACAAGGACCGCATGGTTCTTCTTTCCCGCGCCGCCATCGAGGCGATGGAAAAATACGAGGCTGCCAGAAAGGCGCTCGCGCCGGAGAAAAGCAGGGCGGCCGCTTCGCAGAAAAAACCGGAGACACAGGAGAGCCCGTGGCTGTTTCCTTCGAACAGCAAGGAAGGTCACCTGCCCCGCCAGGTCTTTGCCCGCGACCTCAAGGATATTGCCATTCGTGCGGGTCTGATCCCATCTGCGGTATCACCGCACGTCCTGCGTCATGCCTTTGCCAGCCACCTTTTGCAGAACGGCGCTGACTTGCGCGCCGTGCAGGAACTGCTGGGCCATTCCGACATTTCCACGACACAAATCTATACACATGTGCTGGAAGAACGCCTGCAAGAGCTGGTACAAACACATCACCCCCTTGCCAAACAGGGCAAAAACCTTGATTAG
- a CDS encoding shikimate kinase — MNETNLSVPATLGEQARAKLGRRNIVFVGLMGAGKSAIGRMVAQQLKVSFIDTDVEIERVSRMTIAELFATYGEEEFRALETRVIKRLLRGGPKVISTGGGAFINDNTRRHITRGGISLWLKADLEVLWERVNKRDHRPLLKTENPKATLAALMEKRYPIYAEADLTIESRDVRKEIIVTEVLAAIAGIEQKD; from the coding sequence ATGAATGAAACGAATTTATCCGTCCCGGCCACACTCGGGGAACAAGCGCGGGCAAAGCTCGGACGGCGCAACATCGTCTTTGTCGGGCTGATGGGGGCTGGAAAATCCGCGATAGGCCGCATGGTCGCCCAGCAGCTCAAGGTCTCCTTCATCGATACGGATGTCGAAATCGAGCGGGTTTCGCGCATGACGATAGCCGAACTTTTCGCCACTTATGGCGAGGAGGAATTCCGGGCGCTGGAAACACGGGTCATCAAGCGGCTGCTGCGCGGCGGCCCCAAGGTCATCTCCACCGGCGGCGGCGCCTTCATCAACGACAACACCCGCCGGCACATCACGCGCGGCGGCATTTCATTGTGGCTGAAGGCCGATCTCGAGGTTTTGTGGGAGAGGGTCAACAAGCGCGACCACCGCCCGCTTCTCAAGACCGAAAACCCCAAGGCCACGCTCGCGGCCCTGATGGAGAAGCGCTATCCGATCTATGCCGAAGCGGATCTGACCATCGAATCCCGCGATGTCCGCAAGGAAATCATCGTGACAGAAGTGCTGGCCGCCATTGCAGGCATCGAACAGAAAGACTGA
- the cobS gene encoding cobaltochelatase subunit CobS, with protein sequence MSKIDLDISNLPDTTVSVREVFGIDTDLRVPAYSQGDAYVPDLDPDYLFDRDTTLAILAGFAHNRRVMVSGFHGTGKSTHIEQVAARLNWPCVRVNLDSHVSRIDLVGKDAIVLKDGKQVTEFKDGILPWAYQHNVALVFDEYDAGRPDVMFVIQRVLESSGRLTLLDQSRVIRPHPAFRIFATANTVGLGDTTGLYHGTQQINQAQMDRWSIVTTLNYLPHEQEVNIIAAKVKSLDNPKGRETVSKMVRVADLTRSAFVNGDLSTVMSPRTVITWAENAEIFGDLAFAFRVTFLNKCDELERTLVAEQYQRAFGVELKESAANIVLSA encoded by the coding sequence ATGAGCAAAATCGACCTTGATATTTCCAACCTGCCCGACACGACTGTGTCCGTGCGGGAGGTTTTCGGCATTGATACGGATCTGCGGGTTCCCGCCTATTCCCAGGGCGACGCCTATGTGCCGGACCTCGATCCCGACTATCTTTTCGACCGCGATACGACCCTCGCGATCCTAGCCGGTTTTGCTCATAACCGACGTGTCATGGTTTCCGGTTTCCACGGCACCGGCAAGTCCACCCATATCGAGCAGGTGGCTGCCCGCCTCAACTGGCCCTGCGTGCGCGTCAACCTCGACAGCCATGTCAGCCGTATCGACCTCGTCGGCAAGGACGCCATCGTCCTGAAGGACGGCAAGCAGGTTACCGAATTCAAGGACGGCATTCTGCCCTGGGCCTACCAGCACAATGTCGCGCTGGTCTTCGATGAATATGATGCCGGCCGCCCGGACGTGATGTTCGTCATCCAGCGCGTACTGGAATCCTCCGGCCGCCTGACCCTGCTCGACCAGAGCCGTGTCATCCGTCCTCACCCCGCCTTCCGCATTTTCGCGACCGCCAACACTGTCGGCCTTGGTGATACGACCGGCCTCTACCACGGCACGCAGCAGATCAACCAGGCGCAGATGGACCGCTGGTCCATCGTCACCACGCTGAACTACCTGCCGCATGAGCAGGAAGTGAACATCATTGCCGCCAAGGTGAAGAGCCTCGACAATCCGAAGGGTCGCGAAACCGTCTCCAAGATGGTGCGCGTGGCGGATCTGACCCGTTCGGCCTTTGTTAATGGCGACCTTTCCACGGTGATGAGCCCGCGTACCGTCATCACCTGGGCGGAAAATGCGGAAATCTTCGGCGATCTCGCCTTTGCCTTCCGTGTGACCTTCCTCAACAAGTGTGACGAGCTTGAGCGTACCCTGGTAGCCGAGCAGTATCAGCGTGCCTTTGGCGTTGAGCTCAAAGAAAGCGCCGCGAACATCGTTCTCAGCGCCTGA
- a CDS encoding histidine kinase, translating into MPTLFRFTMILATIAGLIYGGMVLLVMFVQPRDREVTVRIPSERLNPPAAEPARRTP; encoded by the coding sequence ATGCCCACCCTCTTCCGCTTCACGATGATACTGGCGACCATTGCGGGGCTGATCTATGGCGGCATGGTGCTGCTTGTCATGTTCGTTCAGCCGCGCGACCGCGAAGTGACGGTGCGCATTCCTTCCGAGCGGCTGAACCCGCCGGCGGCTGAGCCGGCCAGGCGCACCCCATGA
- a CDS encoding J domain-containing protein encodes MKLDSKYFDRIRTRRKREREPEVQAPTCQWDGCDKPGVHRAPVGRNAEGQFFLFCFEHVKEYNKGYNYFSGLSDGEIARYQKEAITGHRPTWTVGVNKTARDSPLHSTLRSGTASGNARIRDPFGFAGGFAGGAKAGGQRMQQDRKLKTLEAKAFDTLGLSASAKQEEIKRRYKELVKKHHPDANGGDRGSEERFRAVVQAYQLLKQSGFC; translated from the coding sequence ATGAAACTGGATTCGAAATATTTCGACCGCATCCGCACGCGCCGGAAAAGGGAGCGGGAACCTGAGGTTCAGGCTCCTACCTGCCAGTGGGACGGATGCGATAAACCGGGCGTTCACCGCGCACCTGTCGGCCGCAATGCCGAGGGGCAATTCTTCCTGTTCTGTTTTGAGCATGTGAAGGAATACAACAAGGGCTATAATTACTTCTCCGGCCTCTCAGACGGCGAGATCGCCCGTTACCAGAAGGAGGCGATCACCGGTCACCGTCCGACCTGGACGGTGGGCGTCAACAAGACGGCGCGCGACAGCCCTTTGCATTCCACACTTCGATCCGGCACCGCGAGCGGCAATGCCCGCATTCGCGATCCCTTCGGCTTCGCCGGCGGTTTTGCGGGTGGCGCAAAGGCCGGTGGACAGCGCATGCAGCAGGACCGCAAGCTGAAGACGCTGGAGGCGAAAGCCTTCGATACGCTCGGTCTTTCTGCCAGTGCGAAGCAGGAAGAGATAAAAAGGCGCTATAAGGAGCTTGTCAAAAAGCACCATCCTGATGCTAATGGTGGCGATCGTGGTTCGGAAGAACGTTTTCGGGCTGTTGTTCAAGCATATCAATTGTTAAAGCAGTCAGGTTTCTGCTAA
- a CDS encoding BolA family protein — MSLRERIETKLRESFSPERLKVVDESQMHAGHQPDITGTGETHLRVQIVSESFSGKSRVERHRAINAVLKPELDAGLHALAIEVAAPGETVRF; from the coding sequence ATGTCCCTGCGAGAACGTATAGAAACGAAGCTCCGTGAGAGCTTTTCACCAGAGCGCCTGAAAGTCGTCGATGAAAGCCAGATGCATGCGGGCCACCAGCCGGATATAACCGGCACGGGCGAAACACATCTGCGTGTTCAGATAGTGTCGGAAAGCTTCTCCGGCAAGTCTCGCGTCGAACGCCACCGGGCGATCAATGCCGTTTTGAAGCCCGAGCTCGACGCGGGCCTGCATGCGCTCGCGATCGAGGTGGCGGCACCGGGGGAAACGGTGCGGTTTTGA
- the aroB gene encoding 3-dehydroquinate synthase: MTPSEIHADERLVHVPLGERAYDILIGPGLIGRAGGEISARLKGRRAAIITDEHVAPLYLEGLMDGLQTDGIEAVSLTLPAGEKTKSFEHLVTVCDAVLAARVERNDAVIALGGGVIGDLAGFAAGIVRRGVRFVQIPTSLLAQVDSSVGGKTGINSRHGKNLIGVFHQPDLVLADTAVLDTLSPREFRAGYAEVVKYGLIDKPDFFFWLEKNWDEIRTGGPARIEAIATSCQAKADVVVADEKENGVRALLNLGHTFGHALEAATNYDSKRLVHGEGVAIGMVLAHQFSARMNLASPDDAARVEAHLKAVGLPTTMKDIPGELPPVETLMTAIAQDKKVKGGKLTFILTHGIGQSFVADDVASSEVQSFLSEKHPG; this comes from the coding sequence ATGACGCCTTCCGAAATCCACGCCGATGAACGTCTCGTCCATGTGCCGCTCGGCGAGCGCGCCTATGACATTCTGATCGGGCCGGGCCTGATCGGCCGGGCGGGCGGCGAGATTTCGGCGCGGCTGAAGGGCCGGCGCGCGGCCATCATCACCGATGAACATGTCGCGCCGCTTTACCTCGAAGGCCTGATGGACGGGCTGCAGACGGATGGCATCGAGGCCGTCTCGCTGACCCTGCCGGCCGGCGAAAAGACCAAGAGCTTCGAACATCTGGTCACCGTTTGCGATGCGGTTCTGGCGGCAAGGGTGGAGCGCAACGATGCGGTGATCGCGCTCGGCGGCGGCGTGATCGGTGATCTCGCCGGTTTTGCAGCGGGCATCGTGCGCCGGGGCGTGCGCTTCGTGCAGATACCGACCTCGCTTCTGGCGCAGGTTGATTCCTCGGTTGGCGGCAAGACCGGCATCAACAGCCGCCACGGCAAGAACCTCATCGGCGTTTTCCACCAGCCGGATCTGGTGCTGGCGGATACGGCGGTGCTGGATACGCTGAGCCCGCGCGAATTCCGCGCCGGTTATGCCGAAGTGGTTAAATACGGGCTGATCGACAAGCCGGATTTCTTCTTCTGGCTCGAAAAGAATTGGGATGAAATCCGAACCGGCGGCCCCGCCCGCATAGAGGCGATTGCGACCAGCTGCCAGGCCAAGGCCGATGTTGTTGTGGCCGACGAGAAGGAAAACGGCGTGCGCGCCCTTTTGAACCTCGGCCATACATTCGGCCACGCGCTGGAGGCGGCGACCAATTACGACAGCAAGCGGCTGGTGCACGGTGAAGGTGTGGCGATCGGCATGGTGCTGGCGCACCAGTTCTCCGCTCGCATGAACCTTGCAAGCCCTGATGATGCGGCGCGCGTCGAAGCCCATCTGAAGGCGGTCGGCCTGCCGACAACGATGAAGGATATTCCGGGCGAATTGCCGCCGGTCGAGACGCTGATGACGGCGATCGCGCAGGACAAGAAGGTCAAGGGCGGCAAGCTCACCTTCATCCTCACCCACGGCATTGGCCAGTCTTTTGTGGCGGATGATGTGGCGTCGTCGGAGGTGCAGTCGTTCCTGTCGGAGAAGCATCCGGGGTGA
- the cobT gene encoding cobaltochelatase subunit CobT — MAGRGDNSRAKPGTAVDTEPLRQAIAGCVRSVAGDAEVEVVFANERPGLAGERMRLPEISKKPTAQEIAITRGLGDSMALRLACHDADTHAMMSPHGAEAQLVFDAVEQARVESIGALRMPGMASNIKAMNTEKYAKANFSGINNKDDAPLAEAVALLVREKLTGEKPPASAGKVLDLWRDFIEDKAAGDLNDLSRVITDQKAFSRLVRKMLTSMQMAEDFGDEDNEPESQEAESNEDQPRTNETEEEQVEEEAGSDATPADENEASQEEMEEGEMDGAEMSDEEMSDDLDEDSETPGETRRPNSPFDDFNEKVDYRIFTEEFDEEIRAEELCDEAELDRLRAFLDKQLAHLQGAVGRLANRLQRRLMAQQNRSWDFDLEEGYLDPARLVRLIIDPMQPLSFKKERDTKFRDTVVSLVIDNSGSMRGRPITVAATCADILARTLERSGVKVEILGFTTKAWKGGQSREQWLANGKPASPGRLNDLRHIIYKSADAPWRRARRNLGLMMREGLLKENIDGEALMWAHNRLIGRPEQRKIMMMISDGAPVDDSTLSVNPGNYLERHLRAVIEQIETRSPVELLAIGIGHDVTRYYRRAVTIVDADELAGAMTEQLAALFEDTSSASGSSRRVRRAG; from the coding sequence ATGGCAGGGCGCGGCGACAATTCCAGAGCGAAACCGGGTACGGCGGTCGATACGGAGCCGTTGCGTCAGGCGATTGCCGGATGCGTGCGATCCGTTGCCGGTGATGCCGAGGTCGAGGTCGTCTTCGCCAATGAGCGGCCGGGCCTTGCCGGTGAGCGCATGCGCCTGCCGGAAATTTCCAAGAAACCCACGGCGCAGGAGATCGCCATCACGCGTGGTCTCGGCGATTCCATGGCGCTGCGTCTCGCCTGCCACGATGCGGACACGCATGCGATGATGTCGCCGCATGGCGCCGAAGCGCAGCTGGTTTTCGATGCCGTCGAACAGGCGCGGGTGGAATCCATCGGCGCGCTGCGCATGCCGGGCATGGCCTCCAATATCAAGGCCATGAATACGGAAAAATACGCCAAGGCCAATTTCTCCGGCATCAACAATAAGGATGACGCACCGCTCGCCGAGGCTGTGGCGCTTCTGGTGCGCGAGAAACTGACCGGCGAAAAGCCGCCGGCGAGCGCCGGCAAGGTTCTCGATCTCTGGCGCGACTTCATCGAAGACAAGGCCGCAGGCGACCTCAACGACCTTTCCCGCGTCATTACCGACCAGAAGGCGTTCTCGCGGCTGGTGCGCAAGATGTTGACCTCCATGCAGATGGCGGAAGATTTCGGCGACGAGGATAACGAGCCGGAAAGCCAGGAAGCGGAATCCAATGAGGACCAGCCGCGCACCAACGAGACCGAGGAAGAGCAGGTCGAGGAAGAGGCCGGCTCCGATGCGACGCCCGCCGATGAAAACGAGGCCTCGCAGGAGGAAATGGAAGAAGGCGAGATGGACGGCGCCGAGATGTCGGACGAAGAAATGTCCGACGATCTCGACGAGGACTCCGAAACGCCCGGTGAGACCCGCCGCCCCAACAGCCCCTTCGATGATTTTAACGAGAAGGTCGACTACCGCATCTTCACCGAGGAATTCGACGAGGAAATCCGCGCCGAGGAACTGTGTGACGAGGCCGAGCTTGACCGGCTGCGCGCCTTTCTCGACAAGCAACTCGCGCATCTTCAGGGTGCGGTCGGACGCCTGGCGAACCGTCTGCAGCGCCGCCTGATGGCGCAGCAGAACCGCTCCTGGGATTTCGATCTGGAAGAGGGTTATCTAGATCCGGCGCGCCTCGTCCGGCTCATCATCGATCCCATGCAGCCGCTCTCCTTCAAGAAGGAACGCGACACCAAATTCCGCGATACCGTGGTTTCGCTGGTCATCGACAATTCCGGCTCGATGCGCGGCCGTCCGATCACGGTCGCAGCCACCTGCGCCGACATTCTGGCGCGCACGCTGGAACGTTCGGGTGTGAAGGTCGAAATTCTCGGCTTCACCACCAAGGCTTGGAAGGGCGGACAATCGCGCGAACAGTGGCTCGCCAATGGCAAGCCCGCTTCGCCGGGTCGTCTCAATGATCTGCGCCACATCATCTATAAGTCGGCGGATGCCCCGTGGCGGCGCGCCCGGCGCAATCTCGGCCTGATGATGCGCGAGGGACTTCTCAAGGAAAATATCGACGGTGAAGCGCTGATGTGGGCGCATAACCGCCTGATCGGCCGCCCCGAGCAGCGCAAGATCATGATGATGATCTCCGACGGCGCGCCGGTGGATGATTCGACCCTGTCGGTTAATCCGGGCAACTATCTGGAGCGGCACCTGCGCGCGGTCATCGAGCAGATCGAGACGCGCTCGCCGGTGGAACTGCTGGCAATCGGTATCGGCCATGACGTGACCCGTTATTACCGCCGTGCCGTGACCATCGTTGATGCGGATGAGCTTGCCGGCGCGATGACCGAGCAGCTTGCTGCTCTCTTCGAAGATACGAGCAGTGCCTCCGGTTCGTCCCGCAGGGTCCGCCGTGCCGGATAA